Below is a genomic region from Henckelia pumila isolate YLH828 chromosome 3, ASM3356847v2, whole genome shotgun sequence.
GATAATAACTAAAAGTCAAGCTCAAAAGAAAAGTCTAAAAAGTGTTTCTTACTTCAAAAGTATCAGAATATTAAACCTAAGAACTTTGTGCCACTTGATTCACACTGCTATTTTGCCAGTTTTGTTGTGAATCTTGTCATGCATCCATCAGTAGTATTTATGAACTTCAAGGGGCATGTATCTCTATTTCTCAATATAATAGCTAACTGTATGCTTCTTCCACATATCTTCCTCTAAATACTTTTCATAAAAGCATACTTCACCACTTGTTTTCAGACCTACCGCGGAGGTGCTTCTTGTGCCGTATCGCCCCTGCAAGTTAGAAACGGAACTTAAGAGACCTTTCCAATGCAAGGAAACTTGAGCCTGCGAAGATGTGAAATGTGAATTGATAAGTTCAAGTTACCAGAGGTGTATCAACGTCGATGAAAATGGCACTTAAATGGTATTCAAACTCTGGAGGATAGATATGAGGTAGTTTGCTTTGTTCATCCGTAGTTGTGTCATTCATTAGTTTTTCACTCATCTCCTCGATCGAAATCTCACTGTCACCGCATTTGATCACTGCATTCTCAAAAGAACATAGTTATGCAAATTCAATCATTGATTTTTGAGCTATACTTTGATGATGATCTATTAATTTTTAAAGACTACATTGAAAACGATAAGCATAAAAACttatcaaaaataataaaacaaaaagcacaaaacacaaaaaaaaaaaaaaagatactaGACACTAtacttttttatatttaaaaaaatatatttaattcattaataTGCTTCAAAgttgaaaataacaaattaCTTCGACGATAATCTGACAAAGCAGAATATTCTAAATATTGCACCTTTATGTTGTACTAAGTCAGTCAGAAAGTGATGGTGATTAGTAACGACATAATGTCGGTTCGTTTTTGTTTGTCATGGTATCAACTGTTGTATTAAATGATATCCATAGAACCAAAGATTTAGCATTAAACAACATAGTCAATAAGCAACTCTAGACCTGCAAAATATAACAATGTGCATTTAGCATCTTGGCTGACAATTATAATGCCTTAGAAAAAAATTGTGGCCATAACAATGTGCATATGCCGAGATTAGATTTAGCACAAATAACAAACCAAGATTAGATTAAGACCTTTGTGAGGATGAAAAATTTTGCACACCCCTTTTCGATTAAAATTGATACCAGCGAACGAGTACAAAGATACCAGCGAACGATTAATCTATCTTACCTTCTTGTCGTCCCCAGTGAAAGCCACATCCCCAGAATTCTCGTCGTTCCCAGTGGAAGCCCCAACATTCTTCTCGTCCCCCAGTGGAAGCCCCAACCCCAACATTCTTGTCGTCCCCAGTACCAGCGATCTTTCTCTATcagaaattgagaaattatataaattatcgaaacaaacaaaacaaatgAAAATGAAATTCTAAACATACAACATTCTTTGCTATATTAGTCACATGGTCAAGTAGTTTCTACGGGATTCTGTCCCTTGCAACCATCCCTAAATCCCAAACGTATACAGCGAGTCGTAGACGCGACAAAGACAACAGTCTTGCTCATTGAATCACTCAGAAAAATATCTTTTGCTTTTGAGAAAGCCATTGTGGCTGATATGTAATCTCCGGCTACTTTGTCTCGAATTTAAATCCTCTGCAATGTAGGGATAACAACACCTTGGGCTGTGTTATAAAACAGCGTCGTTTAAtggtttttcttttcttttcttttatcatGCAAATTTGGCTTCTTGTGATAGTGCAATACTGCAGTTTGATGCCCATTTTTCTCACCTTTTGATTATTGAAATGTACTAATTCTTGGGCTTCTTGTGAAATAACATGTCCCAAATTTTGGTTctcttttttaaaaagaattaagaaaaattaataaattaagacAAGGCCAAGGAAATAAtaactatatattatttttaaaaaaaatcgattAATCCATGTAAAGCGTTTGCCCCAAAATTGACTATTTTCTCAcaatttttttctcatctttttttttctccCCTTGAACAGAAATCGACTTTTCATGGTAAAAAAAATCTATTCATTTACAATGAAAACTTGACAATATTTTATTAGATTTGGAGAAATGATGCGGAAAAATTTCTAACAactagtaaattttttttattaatataataatttattttcaaattaaagcgtgtttggctaaacttattaaaaacaaaTTATAAGCTAGagtttataagctgttttaggAGCTTATAAACTGTCaggtttattttaaaaataaattgttaaagCGTTTGGGTgaacttatttaaaaaaaacttaaatatgtTGATGTGcttggtattataagatttttttattgtcaaaattatcaaaaattagggatgacaatttttcTCGCGGGTTCGAATATCCGCGGGAAAAATCCGAAACGGGGCGGGTTTGGAGGGGAGTTATTGGGTATGGGTTCGGGTTcgaggatttttaaaaatctccgCAGCAGATTGCGGCGGGTATGGGTATGCTATCCTCATCCTCAAACTCGTTCCGATAGACcgatattattaataatttataattattaataataataattttaatattatttaaaatttttatttgcaCGTTGCATACAGAAAACCAAATActaaatttattttctttgcGTTCCTTCTCTTCCGCTCCCAATCTTCAACCCACGGGTTCGGGGATCCATCCCCATCGGTACGGGGATTCCCCAATTACGTACAACCGGGGATTGGGACGAGGATGAAGATGAGTTTTCAATTTGGGGACGGGAATGGGCACGACAAACATGTCCCCGCCCCATTGCCATCCCTACCAAAAGGGTATAATATTACCAAAGTAATGCaaaatagtaatatatataaaaaaatattttaaaatttattctaaatgttaaaaatatatttaaaaaattaaaatattttaaattttaatttagattttttttgataaattatgtACAAAAAATGGGCAGAAGGCAGAGtgggaatttaattaaatatataaggataatatgaagaagtaaaatattaaatctgATCTTTTTTCTAAAAAAGTAGGGtccccttacttttttaaaaaaaacaacttataagctgtcaaacaacttattttgacagaTTATATTCGATTTGACAAAAAATTTTCCAAACAGATTTAAAGATTTTATAAGCTCTTAAacagagcttataagctctcaCAAACACTCTCTCAGTAATGAAACTTAatagaattaaattatatatattatttcatataaaataaattatcaaaattttaatagttataattattaaaaaattatatattttaattaaaaattttaagtaGAGTTAATCAATATTTTAGAGTGCGTCAAGAATAATAGAAATGATACACGGAGTACAAAGGGTCCAAGACAACCTTCCTCTAGAGAAATAGATTCATAGATGTAAATCGAAGAAACTCTAAGCGATAGAGCGTTGATCATCGTCAATGTAATAAGATAAACTGTAATATAATAGCCGAGGGAGTCTACAAGCCGATTCACCAAGAAACCAAGAAGCCCTAGATCCCAAGACAGTCATTCTTGCACTCACCGTGGAGACTATACTCGCGGGATTAATTTTTGTTCCCACATACGGCTCCAACTGATGAGTTCAAAATTTTGCATCAAATAAATTACCTCAAACTGGTAATCAACGAACCAGTTGATTCAATAAACCGAGCCTAATGATCCCAAAATATTGTTGTGTATCAAAGAAAATATGTGAGATGACTTCGCCTGAAGGTGAAGCCACTCCGACGCTCTCAGCATAGGATTCAATGGAAAAAATGTGGAAATTGCAAGGAATAAAAAATATGTGAAAGATGTATAAAAGACGTATAAGATGTTTTAGAAAAGGATTGGGATATGTTAAGAAAAAGTACAACTCGGGTTAGAGATCTCTTATTTATAGGAAGGGAGAAGTTAAGAAAAAGTACAACCTCGGGTTAGAGATATCTAATTTATAGGAAGAGAGTTTCAGTCCATGTAAAATTTTAATGTATAAATCAACTAAAATTATGAATATCTATGCAATATTCTGATATatatctaaaatataaataaaaatatgatataatttttatcatatcatcacGTGTGTTGATAGAAGCCAATAGTAttacttttaaaaaatgaatCTACCTTGAAATTACTTTTCGGATAAATATGAGCGATACTATTATGGTGTCCAAATTTCCATTACACCTGCCAGAGCAATTCTTTAATTATTTCCCTCACAAAATAAAGTTTAATATCAATGTGTTGCATCCTTGGCTCTTGGCTATACTATATTTTACTTATTTCAGTTTTTAGGTTGGGGTGCGTAGTTATCATGGGGAGCTTGGGTGTGCAAACAATCATAAAGTAGGTTGTTTAATCCTTCtttttgtttgatttatttcacatataaaatattatccGATTTTTTTTAGGCGCAGACACATTGCAACAGTGTACTAGAAATAGCccagtgagttttgtgatttttaCATTCATACAAGTGACTGGTGTTTTTTACATGAATATAACTGACTAATATTTACACACCTCACCAATTGTAGTCATGTATGTTTTTGGGATTCCCAGTGAAGATGGAAAACGAAAGCATCATAATattagtatttaaattaattgtggCTTCCTTTCTTTAAAATTTGTCGGGATAAAAATATATTGGTTGAGATGTTTGACATTTCTTTTGGAACTTcactttagttttttttaaagaaaatgtGGCATAGCCACTTATTTTATAAACTGAAAGCAGCAGAACAAACaacagagagagagagggaCTAAACCAAGACCTCTCCAAAGGCTACAAAAGAACATAAAAACATAAAGTATAAAAGACTACAAGAgtccataaaataaaataaaacatcaaTGGGCAAGGAAAAACCTGCAGTGAACGCCCACCATAATCCGCCACAAGCGAAAACAACACCCACATCACAAAGTCAAGAGGTTCTATCCAGAGAAGCAGACGTCGTGCTATGAGTCTTCTTGAAGTGACGTCGTGACATAGGGTTCGTCCAAACAGTAGGAACCCTGCTCTTTTGCGCAACCTACTTTGCACGCAAGCACAACTGTGGGTTGAAGCTCCCACTAGAAGACAGAAGTTTGTGTCCCAAAAAAGCATTCACCCGCAACAACTCCCACTTAAACACCTCTGATTGATCAAGGAGAATAGGGCCCAGAACGAGAGGATAAGACTTCGTACGAGGAGGAGCCACCAAGGGCAACTGACCAGAACCCGCATCAGAACCCTGACCGTCAGGGGAAATATTAGTCTGTGGCAGAACCAAAACCGCCACCTCTCTCAAAAAAGGGACATCCACAACAGCCGCCTGAGAATCCGAATGAGGACTATCCTCAGCTGTCGAAACAACCACAACATCATCATCTTTGAAGGCCCGAAGTGCTTCAATGGGATTCACCGAAGACTGGGGCAGAACATGACGTTGAATCTGACGCCTCCAGTGACGGGTCCAGTGTCTACCCGTCTTAAGAGTCCATACATTAACATCAACAGTCATTGCTAAACTAGAGGGAGGAACCAGATCTTGCTAAACAGTCTGAGACGGGACCTCAGGACTCACGCTGGAATCCTGATGATTTTGAGAAGACTTTCGATGACGCCTAGGCCATCAACTACGGACCGAGTGACCATTCCGAGAACAAAACTCAATAGAATGTCCCAGTAACTTGCAGTGTGTACAAAAATGAGGAACGTTCTCATACACAACCTCAACAATCTGACAATGATCACCCCAACCAACCCAAACATGTTCAGGGCGATCCAAGAGAACATCCATCTCCACACAAACCCTAGAAAACGAACCCCGAGAAGCATCAGTCGTAATCACATCAATCTTAACTGGATTACCTAGGATCTTTGCAGTCGGATAGAGACTTTTTTTTATCATAAGATGAAGGGGCAAGTTGGGAAATTTGACCCAAACTGGAACAACCGAATACTCCTCATCAAATTTAAATTCTGGCGTCCATTTAGAAAATCGAATCGTGACAGATCGAATAGACACCTCAGTCCTACTCCAAAACAACAGGTAATCCTCCTCTACAGACAAAGTTAAAACCATGAAACCCGAGGAAAAGATTTCAACGTGTACGAACCCTTTAAGCTAATATGGGAAATTGCATCAATAATATCACAATTCGGCGTCATACCCCTGTTTCCAGAAATCCTCTCAATCAAAGCAAATTTAAAAGGCTCGGAGAGGGAGGAAATAACTTGATCCGAAAAGAGAATCCAGGGGATCTCATTGCGAAACGTCGGAGCAAAGGCCTCAATCATCAAGTCCGCAACACCCGCAAAGCTCAAATTGCATGAACCAGAGGACGATGAATCCACGACATCCCTAAAAGAGACCAAATGAGAAGCTGGAGGAGCCGAAAAAGCAATCGGAACATTAAAATCCACGGAAATCGGGGGGTTGACTGTCGAGTCAACATAAACGAGCAAACTCGGTGACTCGGCCGAGTCAATCCGCGAGTCACCGGAGGGACCACCACCGACGACTGGCGACGATTCAcatttcatttaattatttttgttggaTAAAATCGATTGTCTATAACATCCATGTTTACTTAGGCTCCGTTTGGTAGCCTATATTATTAATATGTGTATAATTCATTTTATCCAATCTCACGTTCTGCTCctcatattatttatcaatatattaattatttattttatatcaatcaaatcattaactatttatcttatatcaatcaaatcatttaatttaaattaatatattatctcttataaataatattattcatattttatttattgttaaaaggagaaaatgataatttatcatttttacataaatttaatcaatcaaaatcaaataaactataattcatcaatcaaatcaaatactatagtcactataattttttattacattatattattttttttatatatttttttatcccaTCATACCTACCAAATGATACTTTACTATATTACTAAACATAAGCATTTTATAATATCCATTGGATTTCTATTTGGCCCAAAAGTAGGTTTCCGACCGTAAGGCCTGCGTTACCTTAATATATTACTAAACGTAAGCATCTTATAATATCCATTGGATTTCTGTTTGGCCCAAAAGTAGGTTTCCGTAAGGCCTGCAACGCATGCCCAGTTTCTTTTCATTCCTTAGATTATCTCTTGTCAAATTCGGGCAATGTATTTCagttaatttttataaatacatTGGCACAGATAATGTCGATAGTTGTCCAACTTTTTAATATCTTTATGTTTTGAgatattaaaatttgaaatagacATTTGAACCTAGGCTCCCGGTAATTTGTTTAGAAGTtagatattttaaattttttttaatcattttcTGATATGTCACATGCTTGCACGCCCACAAGATCACTTATAAATCAAAGTATATGTAAATGTAATGTTTCTATTTCAttaacttctaatttatttcaatatgtacaaataattatataaaatatatacgTGTTTAAATGTTTGACAGTTACTTGGCCATTTTTCAGTGTTAAAAGCATTCCACAATTTGAATTTTCAATGGGTGCATGAAGTATAATACAATTTTTGGCAAGAATCCTGAATAAATTAGCTCATTAAAATTAATATGAACGGAAATTTGAGTAAGTTAAGCCACCGGttgaaattttgataaaatagGATTTGTAGACTACGCATGGTGAATCGTTCCATTCAGATAACTGAGCTGCAAGATATGACCCAAATACCATAATTTCTCAAGATAAAATGATGATGTTCTCTTGTTCGACTGATGCAATTCAGTTTGGTATTGCGATATCGATTTGGTGTTgaaatttggataaaatatgtGTCTAAGGGAGAATAATAGGAAAATTAGAGTCGAAAAATAATTCAGTGTAGACACAAACAGTTTAATATTAATTCAAGTATAAACACAATTtcagtttcaaaaaaaaatgtatagaCACAATTCTCCAAAGTGCTTGCTTTGTTGGTCCCTTTGTGCTGTTACTTGCACAATCTTTCCAAGTGACTTTTTCATGTCTTTTTGTAGACCAGGATTAGAATCTATTTATATATTTCTTAATTCATAGTTAAACGACTGGAATCACAACTATAAATATAAGGATTCAAGAAAGCTGAAAACATTGAGCATGCACAAAAACCATCtattgcgactgcgtggttggagtgtgagaaACACTTCGTAAAACTCATTAGGTATGATCtgacgacattatggtcaaatTCATTATTCGAAAGCATGTTGGACATTAATCCAGAGTGTATTGGCCAAAAATGTTGTGTAATCAATAGTCCTTCATGGTCTGGACTGATTCAATAGGTATAACAATGCTCGTACAAATGATTAGTTAATAGTTActatttaattcaaatttgggACCACTAGAGagttaaaataaagaaaaataggTGTAGGGAATCAAGAGAAAGAAATGCTTGTGAATggagatttttaaataatttgtcCTATTTATTTTGGATAATAACTAAGTCAAGCTCTAAAGAAAAGTCTACGAAGTGTTTCTTACTTCAAAAGTATCAGAATTTTAAACCTATGAAATTTATGCCACTTGATTCACACTACTGTGTTGCCTGTTTTGTTGTGAATCTTGTCATGCATCCATCAGTACTATTTATGAACTTCAAGGGGCATGTACCTCTATTTCTCAATATGATAGCTAACTTTATGCTTCTTCCACATATCTTCCTCTAAATACTTTTCATAAAAGCATACTTCACCACTTGTTTTCAGAACTACTGCAGAGGTGCTTCTTGTGCCGTATCGCCCCTGCCAGTTAGAAAAGTAACTTAAGAGACCTTTCCAATGCAAGGAAACTTGAACCTGCGAAGATGTGAAATGTGAATTGATAAGTTCAAGTTACCAGAGGTGTATCAACTTCGATGAAAATGGCACTTAAATGGTATTCGAACTCTGGAGGATAAACATGAGGTAGTTTGCTTTCTTCATCCTTAGTTGTGTCATTCATTAGTTTTTCGCTCATCTCCTCTATCGAAATCTCAGTGTCacagcatttgatcaatgattCCTCAAAAGAACATAGCAACCTCTGAGCCTTCAATGCAAGAATTAAAAGGAAAGGACCACTAgataaattacacacaacactcGTCTATTTTAACAATTACAACATAATTTTGCTCAATTGAGAAAACGTTCCAAAAAACCAAAGATGACACAAGGCAAAAATCAGGAAAAGATTCAAACAGGAAAACGGTACGCCACAAGAAATCATAAAACATAGTGTGCTTATCAAGTGTTTGTATAGTATTTGAAATTAGAATGCTATTAAAGATTAGCCACGAGATTTTGTGTGGGTAGCTTGACATGAgaatactaaataattaaacatgGATACCAGTTTAATTGCACTAGGGTAGCTTTCATGAGAACTGACAAGATACCTGATTGTTAAACATGAATCAGCGTGATTGCTCACCCATGAAGGCATAGAAAGAAACATCGTTGGCAAAGATTGCAGAAGaaaattgtttgattttagTTAAATTCAAAGTTGCACGAGCTGAAAATTACAGAGAACCAAACATGTCAAGGGTTTAGCACCTCTATTACAGAATAATTGGCCCTTTGTACCAAACACTGTAATGGATATGTTCAAATTTGTGGACCAGCTCCGTAAGTGTAAAAACTATTTACATCAAACAATTAAATGTAAATggctattaaaaaaaaaaaagaatgctagctcctaaatcagaAGAACTCCATTTTTTCTCTACACAACCAAAAACGCAAGTAAATAAATAGTGAATACCTCGAGAAATCCTTGTGTTTGGATATCAAGTCATTGTGaatcatacatgaaatatttcaATCAGATTCTGACCTTAGGCCATGGCGTGTCTAATTTTGCATTTGACAGAACATGAATGCCAGGAGAAACCTCAGCAATAGATAGACCACAATCTTTTGGTCTGTTGGTTATGTAAACCATACTCATAGAGCAAAGATCAGCCACTATCAGATTAAACCCACCATACAAATCCGTTTCTCCCGAAAGTTCCTCGGAAAATTCTTTGGGACTCTTTTTACTCTACAGAAAGCCCAAATCACAGCTAGCATAAGCAGAGGAGAAGTCAAAACAACAAAAAGGGTATCGTgaataaacaaataaacattGAACAGAGCTTTGTACTGTCCCGCTTCTGCTCTTTGAAGGATGAATGAATAATCCCATGACAATAAATCAAATACCTTCAAGTAACGAACAGGTAGATCACCTCTACTTTTGGCA
It encodes:
- the LOC140890475 gene encoding uncharacterized protein isoform X2; the protein is MCIAAFIWKSHPLHPFLLLLNRDEYHNRPTTPLRWWDDGEILGGRDEQAGGTWLACSRDGKLVFLTNVREIRTNPLAKSRGDLPVRYLKSKKSPKEFSEELSGETDLYGGFNLIVADLCSMSMVYITNRPKDCGLSIAEVSPGIHVLSNAKLDTPWPKESLIKCCDTEISIEEMSEKLMNDTTKDEESKLPHVYPPEFEYHLSAIFIEVDTPLGRYGTRSTSAVVLKTSGEVCFYEKYLEEDMWKKHKVSYHIEK
- the LOC140890475 gene encoding uncharacterized protein isoform X3, with product MCIAAFIWKSHPLHPFLLLLNRDEYHNRPTTPLRWWDDGEILGGRDEQAGGTWLACSRDGKLVFLTNVREIRTNPLAKSRGDLPVRYLKSKKSPKEFSEELSGETDLYGGFNLIVADLCSMSMVYITNRPKDCGLSIAEVSPGIHVLSNAKLDTPWPKVQVSLHWKGLLSYFSNWQGRYGTRSTSAVVLKTSGEVCFYEKYLEEDMWKKHKVSYHIEK
- the LOC140890475 gene encoding uncharacterized protein isoform X1, with product MCIAAFIWKSHPLHPFLLLLNRDEYHNRPTTPLRWWDDGEILGGRDEQAGGTWLACSRDGKLVFLTNVREIRTNPLAKSRGDLPVRYLKSKKSPKEFSEELSGETDLYGGFNLIVADLCSMSMVYITNRPKDCGLSIAEVSPGIHVLSNAKLDTPWPKAQRLLCSFEESLIKCCDTEISIEEMSEKLMNDTTKDEESKLPHVYPPEFEYHLSAIFIEVDTPLGRYGTRSTSAVVLKTSGEVCFYEKYLEEDMWKKHKVSYHIEK